Proteins encoded within one genomic window of uncultured Draconibacterium sp.:
- a CDS encoding YitT family protein encodes MFTKLFATHRNLIKIIQDYGIMTFGLFLFSMAWTMFVIPAEIAGGGISGVAAVVFYATKIPVSLTYFSINIVLVLIAIKFLGANFGVKTIYSIVVVSTFFGLFQDILSEPLVDDMFLSAVLGGMISGVGLGIVFSRGGSTGGTDIIAMIVNKYRNVSPGRVIMLCDVVIIASVYFVFQSVEKLVYGYVMMWVVSYALDSFLSGANRSAQMFIISTEYEQIAEYIGKDLYRGVTLLDGSGWYTQKKTKIVMSVVRKKETGDIFRKIKQIDPDAFISMGSVMGVYGQGFDKLKL; translated from the coding sequence ATGTTTACAAAACTTTTTGCAACACACAGGAACCTGATCAAAATTATTCAGGATTACGGGATCATGACATTTGGCTTATTTCTTTTTTCAATGGCATGGACGATGTTTGTTATTCCTGCAGAGATCGCCGGTGGTGGAATTAGTGGTGTGGCCGCAGTGGTATTTTACGCCACCAAAATTCCGGTCAGTCTTACTTATTTCTCAATAAACATTGTATTGGTGTTGATTGCCATCAAGTTTTTGGGCGCCAATTTTGGTGTAAAAACAATCTACAGTATTGTCGTAGTTTCTACATTTTTTGGGTTGTTCCAGGATATTCTGTCTGAACCGCTGGTTGATGACATGTTCTTGTCGGCTGTGCTCGGAGGTATGATTAGCGGTGTTGGTTTAGGCATTGTTTTTTCGCGTGGTGGAAGCACCGGCGGTACCGATATTATTGCCATGATCGTTAACAAATACCGTAATGTTAGTCCGGGCCGGGTTATTATGCTTTGCGACGTGGTAATTATTGCGTCTGTGTATTTTGTTTTTCAATCGGTTGAAAAGCTGGTTTACGGTTACGTAATGATGTGGGTTGTGTCGTACGCGCTCGATTCATTTTTAAGTGGTGCCAATCGCTCGGCGCAAATGTTTATCATTTCAACCGAATACGAACAAATTGCTGAATATATCGGGAAGGATCTTTATCGTGGTGTTACTTTGCTCGATGGTTCGGGATGGTATACGCAGAAAAAAACAAAAATTGTGATGTCGGTAGTGCGTAAAAAAGAAACCGGTGATATTTTTCGTAAGATCAAACAAATAGATCCTGATGCTTTTATTTCGATGGGTAGCGTTATGGGCGTTTATGGTCAGGGCTTTGACAAGTTAAAACTGTAA
- a CDS encoding peptidoglycan DD-metalloendopeptidase family protein translates to MGKLRSIIVGMGLVVALSLLFSCAPKKAQKEEAPVLDTVVEVKIPVLKYGLPVDSFSLEMGKVKNNQYLSQILNARGVGMGTIDRIARKSKDVFDVRKIKSGENFCIFSTLDSVPVAKYFVYENSPVEYTVFELTDTLGIYQGEKEVKTELRTAHGVVESSLWNTMIDNGQDPMLALELSDIFAWTIDFFAIQKGDRFRVIYDEQFVDSVSIGIGEIYAVQFDHYGEENYAFIFDQDERWDYFDDQGKSLRKAFLKAPLKFSRISSRFSNGRMHPVLRIRRPHHGVDYAAPKGTPVMSIGDGTVIAKAYQKRGGGNYLKVKHNSVYTTTYMHLSGYAKGINTGARVKQGQVIGYVGATGLATGPHLDFRVAKNGQLVDPLKVKAPPVEPVKEENMTRYTAVKDSLMQELQKIRWDDLDQILANSN, encoded by the coding sequence ATGGGGAAATTGAGATCGATAATTGTGGGGATGGGACTCGTAGTTGCACTGAGTCTGTTGTTTTCGTGTGCACCAAAAAAAGCTCAAAAGGAAGAAGCACCGGTGTTAGATACCGTTGTTGAAGTGAAGATACCGGTATTAAAATACGGACTTCCGGTTGACTCTTTTTCGCTTGAAATGGGAAAAGTAAAAAACAACCAGTACCTCAGCCAGATTTTAAATGCACGTGGTGTTGGCATGGGAACCATCGATAGAATTGCTCGAAAATCAAAGGATGTTTTTGATGTACGCAAAATAAAAAGCGGCGAAAATTTCTGCATTTTTTCTACCCTCGATTCTGTACCTGTAGCCAAATATTTTGTTTATGAAAATTCGCCGGTTGAATATACTGTTTTTGAGTTAACCGATACTTTGGGAATTTACCAGGGCGAAAAAGAAGTAAAAACGGAACTTCGCACAGCGCACGGAGTTGTTGAGTCGTCGTTGTGGAATACAATGATAGATAATGGACAAGACCCGATGCTGGCACTTGAACTGTCGGACATTTTTGCGTGGACCATCGACTTTTTTGCTATTCAGAAAGGCGATCGTTTCAGGGTGATTTACGATGAGCAATTTGTGGATTCTGTTTCTATTGGTATTGGCGAGATTTATGCCGTTCAGTTTGATCATTATGGCGAGGAGAATTATGCTTTTATTTTTGATCAGGATGAGCGTTGGGACTATTTTGATGATCAGGGGAAAAGCCTTCGAAAAGCCTTTTTAAAAGCGCCATTAAAATTCTCACGAATCAGTTCGCGTTTTTCCAATGGCCGTATGCACCCGGTATTACGAATCCGTCGCCCGCATCACGGCGTAGATTATGCTGCGCCAAAAGGAACACCGGTTATGAGTATTGGTGACGGAACGGTTATCGCAAAAGCTTATCAGAAACGAGGTGGCGGCAACTACCTGAAAGTAAAACATAATTCGGTATACACCACCACATACATGCACCTTTCAGGTTATGCAAAAGGAATTAATACCGGTGCGCGTGTAAAACAGGGTCAGGTAATTGGTTATGTTGGAGCAACCGGATTGGCAACAGGGCCACATCTCGATTTTAGGGTTGCTAAAAACGGGCAATTAGTCGATCCGCTAAAAGTTAAAGCTCCGCCGGTTGAGCCTGTTAAAGAAGAAAATATGACTCGCTATACGGCAGTAAAAGATTCCTTGATGCAGGAACTCCAAAAAATCCGGTGGGATGATCTGGATCAGATTCTTGCTAATTCAAATTAG